In Burkholderia contaminans, the following proteins share a genomic window:
- the secA gene encoding preprotein translocase subunit SecA has protein sequence MTTGFLQKIFGSRNQRLVKQYQKTVATINALETQIEKLTDDQLRGKTDEFRQRVAAGESLDKLLPEAFAVCREASRRVLKMRHFDVQMIGGMVLHYGKIAEMRTGEGKTLVATLPVYLNALAGRGVHVVTVNDYLAQRDAEWMARLYNFLGLSVGINLSGMEHDQKQQAYAADITYGTNNEFGFDYLRDNMVYETDARVQRALNFAVVDEVDSILIDEARTPLIISGQAEDHTELYVRMNALPPLLERQIGEEKADGTGVEKPGDYTLDEKARQVFLTESGHEKAERLLAEWGLIGEGESLYAPQNITLMHHVYAALRAHTLFHKDQHYVVQNGEVVIVDEFTGRLMAGRRWSDGLHQAVEAKEHVKIQSENQTLASITFQNYFRMYAKLAGMTGTADTEAYEFNEIYGLETVVIPTNRPPKRIDKQDQIYKTAKERYDAVIRDIRDCYERGQPVLVGTTSIENSELLSHLLKQAGLPHEVLNAKQHEREAAIVAEAGRPKRITIATNMAGRGTDIVLGGNAEKQAAFIEADDAIPADEKARRIQKLHDEWETLHEEVKAAGGLHIIGTERHESRRIDNQLRGRAGRQGDPGSSRFYLSLDDPLLRIFAGDRVRSIMDRLKMPEGEAIEAGIVTRSIESAQRKVEARNFDIRKQLLEYDDVSNDQRKVIYQQRNELLEAHDITETITAMRHGVITEVVRQFVPEGSIEEQWDVPELEEALRNDWQLDLAIQEMVNESSSITAEEILDAVTTAADEQYEAKVALVGRESFSAFERSVMLQTVDRLWREHLAALDHLRQGIHLRGYAQKNPKQEYKREAFELFAAMLEAIKQEVTRVVMNVQIQSPEQLEQAAEQIEERGGHLENVEYQHADYAEAGAPVANVAAAAAATATADMVGSAMTHSGPGGEMPKVGRNDPCPCGSGKKYKQCHGKLS, from the coding sequence ATGACAACCGGTTTTCTCCAGAAAATTTTTGGCAGCCGCAACCAGCGGCTCGTCAAGCAATACCAAAAGACCGTCGCGACGATCAATGCGCTCGAAACGCAGATCGAGAAGCTGACGGACGACCAGTTGCGCGGCAAGACGGATGAGTTTCGCCAGCGGGTCGCGGCCGGCGAGTCGCTCGACAAGCTGCTGCCCGAGGCCTTCGCGGTCTGTCGCGAGGCCAGCCGTCGCGTGCTGAAGATGCGGCACTTCGACGTGCAGATGATCGGCGGCATGGTGCTTCACTACGGCAAGATCGCGGAAATGCGCACCGGCGAGGGCAAGACGCTCGTCGCGACGCTGCCCGTGTACCTGAACGCGCTGGCAGGCCGCGGCGTGCACGTGGTGACCGTCAACGATTACCTCGCGCAGCGTGACGCCGAATGGATGGCGCGCCTCTACAACTTCCTCGGTCTGTCGGTCGGCATCAATCTGTCCGGCATGGAGCACGACCAGAAGCAGCAGGCTTACGCGGCGGACATCACGTACGGCACGAACAACGAATTCGGCTTCGACTACCTGCGCGACAACATGGTCTACGAGACCGACGCGCGTGTGCAGCGGGCGCTGAATTTCGCGGTCGTCGACGAAGTGGACTCGATCCTGATCGACGAGGCGCGTACGCCGCTGATCATTTCGGGCCAGGCCGAGGATCACACCGAGCTGTACGTGCGGATGAACGCATTGCCGCCGCTGCTCGAGCGCCAGATCGGCGAAGAGAAGGCCGACGGCACGGGCGTCGAGAAGCCGGGCGACTACACGCTCGACGAGAAGGCGCGCCAGGTGTTCCTGACGGAATCGGGCCACGAGAAAGCCGAGCGCCTGCTCGCCGAATGGGGCCTGATCGGCGAGGGCGAGAGCCTGTATGCGCCGCAGAACATCACGCTGATGCACCACGTGTATGCGGCGCTGCGCGCGCACACGCTGTTCCACAAGGATCAGCACTACGTCGTGCAGAACGGCGAAGTGGTCATCGTCGACGAATTCACGGGCCGCCTGATGGCCGGCCGCCGCTGGTCCGACGGCCTGCACCAGGCGGTCGAGGCGAAGGAGCACGTGAAGATCCAGAGCGAGAACCAGACGCTCGCGTCGATCACGTTCCAGAACTACTTCCGGATGTACGCGAAGCTGGCCGGCATGACCGGTACCGCCGACACCGAAGCGTACGAATTCAACGAGATCTACGGCCTCGAGACGGTCGTGATCCCGACCAACCGCCCGCCGAAGCGGATCGACAAGCAGGACCAGATCTACAAGACGGCCAAGGAGCGCTACGACGCGGTGATCCGCGACATCCGCGACTGCTACGAGCGCGGCCAGCCGGTGCTGGTCGGCACGACGTCGATCGAGAACTCCGAACTGCTGTCGCACCTGCTGAAGCAGGCCGGGCTCCCGCACGAAGTGCTGAACGCAAAGCAGCACGAGCGTGAAGCGGCGATCGTCGCGGAAGCCGGCCGGCCGAAGCGCATCACGATCGCGACCAACATGGCCGGCCGCGGGACCGACATCGTGCTCGGCGGCAATGCGGAGAAGCAGGCGGCGTTCATCGAGGCCGACGATGCGATCCCGGCCGACGAAAAGGCGCGCCGCATCCAGAAGCTGCACGACGAGTGGGAAACGCTGCACGAGGAAGTGAAGGCCGCGGGCGGCCTGCACATCATCGGCACCGAGCGCCACGAATCGCGCCGGATCGACAACCAGCTGCGCGGCCGTGCGGGCCGACAGGGCGATCCGGGCTCGTCGCGCTTCTACCTGTCGCTCGACGATCCGCTGCTGCGCATTTTCGCGGGCGACCGCGTGCGCTCGATCATGGATCGCCTGAAGATGCCGGAAGGCGAGGCGATCGAGGCCGGCATCGTCACGCGCTCGATCGAGTCCGCGCAGCGCAAGGTCGAAGCGCGCAACTTCGACATCCGCAAGCAGCTGCTCGAATACGACGACGTGTCGAACGACCAGCGCAAGGTGATCTACCAGCAGCGTAACGAGCTGCTCGAAGCGCACGACATCACCGAGACGATCACCGCGATGCGTCACGGCGTGATCACCGAAGTTGTTCGCCAGTTCGTGCCGGAAGGCAGCATCGAAGAGCAGTGGGACGTGCCCGAGCTGGAAGAAGCGCTGCGCAACGACTGGCAGCTCGACCTCGCGATCCAGGAAATGGTGAACGAGTCCTCGTCGATCACGGCCGAGGAGATCCTCGACGCGGTGACGACGGCCGCCGACGAGCAGTACGAGGCGAAGGTCGCGCTGGTCGGCCGCGAATCGTTCAGCGCGTTCGAGCGCTCGGTGATGCTGCAGACGGTCGACCGCCTGTGGCGCGAGCACCTCGCGGCGCTCGACCACCTGCGCCAGGGCATCCACCTGCGCGGTTATGCGCAGAAGAATCCGAAGCAGGAATACAAGCGCGAAGCGTTCGAACTGTTCGCCGCGATGCTCGAGGCGATCAAGCAGGAAGTCACGCGCGTCGTGATGAACGTGCAGATCCAGTCGCCGGAACAGCTCGAGCAGGCCGCCGAGCAGATCGAGGAGCGTGGCGGTCACCTCGAGAACGTCGAGTACCAGCACGCCGATTACGCGGAAGCCGGTGCGCCGGTGGCCAACGTCGCGGCTGCCGCGGCGGCCACGGCAACCGCCGACATGGTCGGCAGCGCGATGACGCATAGCGGCCCCGGCGGCGAAATGCCGAAGGTCGGCCGCAACGACCCGTGCCCGTGCGGCAGCGGCAAGAAGTACAAGCAATGTCACGGGAAGCTGTCATGA
- the argJ gene encoding bifunctional glutamate N-acetyltransferase/amino-acid acetyltransferase ArgJ, translating into MAVNFPSIDPAQLHPVAGVTLGWAEANIRKPNRKDVLVISVDEGATVAGVFTENRFCAAPVTVCREHLAKVRAGGAGIRALVVNTGNANAGTGEPGLVNARETCTELARLAGIEPAQVLPFSTGVILEPLPIDRLKAGLPAALANRTAANWFDAAQAIMTTDTLPKATSRQVTIDGHTVTLTGISKGAGMIKPNMATMLGFLAFDANVAQPVLDTLVKEVADRSFNCITIDGDTSTNDSFILIASGKSTLPAITSTDSPAYAALRDAVTEVAQVLSQLIVRDGEGATKFMTVQVEGGKSVAECRQIAYAIGHSPLVKTAFYASDPNLGRILAAIGYAGVADLDVDKIDLYLDDVLVAKAGGRNPAYQEEDGQRVMKQSEITIRVLLGRGDAQATIWTCDLSHDYVSINADYRS; encoded by the coding sequence ATGGCTGTCAATTTTCCGTCGATCGATCCCGCCCAACTGCATCCTGTCGCCGGCGTCACGCTCGGCTGGGCGGAAGCGAACATCCGCAAGCCGAATCGCAAGGACGTGCTGGTCATCTCCGTCGACGAAGGCGCGACGGTCGCGGGCGTGTTCACCGAAAACCGTTTCTGCGCAGCGCCGGTCACCGTCTGCCGCGAGCACCTGGCGAAGGTGCGCGCAGGCGGCGCGGGCATTCGCGCGCTCGTCGTGAATACGGGCAATGCGAACGCGGGCACCGGCGAGCCGGGCCTCGTGAACGCACGCGAAACCTGCACGGAACTCGCGCGCCTCGCGGGCATCGAGCCGGCGCAGGTGCTGCCGTTCTCGACCGGCGTGATCCTCGAGCCGCTGCCGATCGATCGCCTGAAGGCCGGCCTGCCGGCCGCGCTCGCGAATCGCACGGCCGCGAACTGGTTCGACGCCGCGCAGGCGATCATGACGACGGACACGCTGCCGAAGGCCACGTCGCGCCAGGTGACGATCGACGGCCATACGGTCACGCTGACGGGCATCAGCAAGGGCGCGGGCATGATCAAGCCGAACATGGCGACGATGCTCGGCTTCCTCGCGTTCGACGCGAACGTCGCGCAGCCGGTGCTCGACACGCTCGTGAAGGAAGTAGCCGACCGCTCGTTCAACTGCATCACGATCGACGGCGATACGTCGACGAACGACTCGTTCATCCTGATCGCGTCGGGCAAGAGCACGCTGCCGGCGATCACGTCGACCGATTCGCCGGCCTATGCGGCGCTGCGCGATGCGGTGACGGAAGTCGCACAGGTGCTGTCGCAACTGATCGTGCGCGATGGCGAAGGCGCGACGAAATTCATGACGGTGCAGGTCGAAGGCGGCAAGAGTGTCGCGGAATGCCGCCAGATCGCTTACGCGATCGGCCATTCGCCGCTCGTGAAGACGGCCTTCTACGCATCCGACCCCAACCTCGGCCGGATTCTCGCGGCGATCGGCTATGCAGGCGTCGCGGATCTGGACGTCGACAAGATCGACCTTTATCTCGACGACGTGCTCGTCGCGAAGGCGGGCGGCCGCAACCCGGCTTACCAGGAAGAAGACGGCCAGCGCGTGATGAAGCAGAGCGAAATCACGATCCGCGTGCTGCTCGGCCGCGGCGACGCGCAGGCCACCATCTGGACGTGCGACCTGTCGCACGACTACGTGAGCATCAACGCGGATTACCGCTCCTGA